From the genome of Uranotaenia lowii strain MFRU-FL chromosome 1, ASM2978415v1, whole genome shotgun sequence, one region includes:
- the LOC129739220 gene encoding ATP-binding cassette sub-family G member 5: MIGSDYVLEAHNIYHTTEVDTGGCFNGGGQSALVLKGVHLTVHSGEVMAILGSKGSGKRALLDVIARRSEGSSRGQVLLNGSPLTKSLFQQRCGYVTHGCDFIPGLTVSQTLNYTPTILGGYLKSSKVRQVLADLALSQVSHKKVENLNVSEKRRLAIGVQLVRDPVMLLLDEPTQGLDPLSAYLLISILSNSAKKTGCGILLSMEKPRSDVFPFLDRALFLCLGGAVYSGGTRAMLEYFHGIGFPCPQLENPLMYYLCLSTVDRRSRDRFLESSQQIEALVERFARESPIPEAPINPIGSGKIPLAYGKPGELKVWGILYLRLLAATFSFGYAGMKALFLRLFALPAAMGLMWIFYSQIGDDSHGFFSKSGLIMTVLALSYGVGIWSTICLFPSWRKRFCQEYSEGLYTGATLLIAYNTVSMPFSFISSAMAACVLYPLVLNASNPDGLVFMYFLIALWTCYMLAEQLTIAFLLVMKSQLNAAIAVSYILIICVSLASGTVRSHKGLSPWLQDNAKGVHTKYASSLLHTAIFTGRRMQCTPGNGIVCPVPADFLLERLGKAQPQETTDIAASIAFALGLCAFNMILYLLPMPRCVRRKFRD; the protein is encoded by the exons GTCGACACCGGTGGCTGCTTCAATGGGGGCGGTCAGTCGGCTCTCGTGCTCAAGGGAGTCCACCTGACCGTGCACAGTGGCGAGGTGATGGCCATCCTCGGATCCAAGGGTAGCGGCAAACGGGCCCTGCTAGATGTGATCGCCCGCCGATCCGAGGGTTCCTCCCGGGGTCAAGTTCTGCTGAACGGGTCCCCGCTCACGAAATCACTGTTCCAGCAACGCTGTGGCTACGTGACCCATGGCTGCGATTTCATCCCGGGCCTCACGGTTTCGCAAACGCTCAACTACACCCCGACCATTTTGGGCGGCTATCTGAAAAGCTCCAAGGTCCGGCAGGTTCTGGCTGATTTGGCACTTTCGCAGGTTTCCCACAAGAAGGTGGAAAATTTGAACGTGAGCGAAAAACGTCGGCTAGCCATCGGGGTACAGCTGGTGCGAGATCCGGTGATGTTGCTGCTGGACGAGCCAACGCAAGGCTTGGATCCGCTGAGTGCCTACTTGCTGATCAGCATCCTGTCCAACTCGGCCAAGAAAACCGGATGCGGCATTTTGCTTTCGATGGAAAAACCCCGGTCGGATGTGTTCCCATTTTTGGATAG GGCCCTGTTTCTGTGTCTTGGCGGTGCGGTTTATTCCGGTGGTACCAGAGCAATGCTGGAGTACTTCCATGGAATCGGATTTCCTTGCCCACAGCTCGAGAATCCACTGATGTACTATCTCTGCCTGTCAACCGTCGATCGCAG ATCTCGCGACAGGTTCCTGGAATCCAGCCAACAAATCGAAGCCCTGGTGGAGCGCTTCGCCCGGGAGTCACCGATTCCGGAGGCTCCGATCAACCCGATCGGTAGCGGAAAGATCCCGCTGGCCTACGGGAAGCCGGGAGAGCTCAAGGTATGGGGCATCCTGTACCTTCGACTGCTGGCCGCTACCTTTTCGTTCGGTTACGCTGGAATGAAGGCCCTCTTTCTACGATTGTTTGCCCTGCCGGCCGCCATGGGCTTGATGTGGATTTTCTACAGCCAGATCGGAGACGACTCGCATGGATTCTTCAGCAAAAGTGGACTGATCATGACGGTCCTGGCGCTTAGCTATGGGGTCGGCATTTGGTCAACGATATGTTTGT tcCCCTCATGGCGTAAACGTTTCTGTCAGGAATACTCGGAAGGCTTGTACACCGGAGCAACGCTACTGATTGCCTACAACACCGTATCGATGCCGTTCTCGTTCATATCGTCGGCCATGGCCGCCTGCGTCCTCTACCCACTGGTCCTGAATGCTTCCAATCCGGACGGGCTGGTTTTCATGTACTTCCTGATTGCCCTGTGGACCTGCTACATGCTGGCCGAACAGCTCACGATCGCCTTTCTGCTGGTGATGAAGTCCCAGCTTAACGCCGCCATTGCCGTCTCATACATTCTAATCATTTGCGTGTCTCTTGCCAGCGGAACTGTACG ctcCCACAAAGGTCTCTCGCCCTGGTTGCAAGACAACGCCAAGGGAGTGCACACCAAGTACGCCAGCTCCCTGCTGCACACCGCAATCTTCACCGGCCGGCGAATGCAGTGTACCCCCGGAAATGGCATCGTCTGTCCGGTGCCAGCCGACTTCCTGCTGGAACGGTTGGGCAAGGCACAGCCGCAGGAGACGACCGACATT
- the LOC129739210 gene encoding uncharacterized protein LOC129739210 produces MIRSRATPDHQASTAAAAAMAMIGLASPVVDGTGAVRDFRSKSAEELRRNSRENNPAMYLPVGVNQIKEETNDGDIQPDSEVSLDAGSALAQVLGEDFSNDDVPHEPEIEIKTRGLDESPFRKHHHHQKSLQYLSYQLADQIFKQAPTHLLTKDMLEQKITEKDPDLEYKKHHNNNSTWARYLPMYYKGVKQNYVRCLECGWLVLHKASTGTGSLLRHKCKIKLPSGVEVKIEQQPASTRNLPTKASAVVGPTSSHAVKFQSTAMPQNVIDDLIRQQTCFLYKELSSVDLFESSSFRTFAQMLVNIGVYYGQQDIGFLADRNKLVERVIPSIYQQARGQLNQVLADCDLSFSYNLFRSEPEQKTYGTINSYTVAEDYYFRKINVKTVPVDDEDTFIQKLPAIVAEMLEREHLGQMKIVAGTKLESFRTENFEVIPCVVTALWGIMKKIMEMFKYDSELYVERIYLQEDDDDDEEEDAMRKILAPFKEPIKSLVSENTATISEVVLWKKKLERHFRVEEEDDENMKTIKEAFQHQIKQSLKLHDYHRIAVFLDPKFKGLRFMTEEDRSDTIATVKAQLHRDQEGIEQLKKLYSTGKKKNTEIQKETKFYEFMDASLEVETNDVVDDEVRQYMDVKLEAPVDILTYWRNENAFPLLKKLCQRVLNIPAACDDMKLRFGRAEQRDFLKKRAVLREEELDMLLYLNQNGP; encoded by the exons ATGATACGGTCACGGGCGACGCCAGATCATCAAGCGTCCACAGCAGCGGCCGCAGCGATGGCCATGATTGGGTTGGCCTCACCGGTTGTGGACGGCACCGGTGCAGTACGAGACTTCCGAAGCAAAAGTGCTGAAGAGCTGCGTCGCAACAGCCGCGAGAACAATCCGGCCATGTACTTGCCGGTCGGAGTCAACCAGATCAAGGAAGAAACAAACGACGGTGACATTCAG CCCGATTCGGAAGTTTCGCTGGACGCCGGCAGTGCCTTGGCTCAGGTGCTGGGCGAAGATTTCTCCAACGATGACGTACCGCATGAACcggaaatcgaaatcaaaaccCGGGGCCTGGACGAGTCTCCCTTCCGGAAGCATCACCATCACCAGAAATCGCTCCAGTACCTCAGCTACCAGCTGGCCGATCAAATCTTCAAACAGGCTCCCACCCATTTGCTCACCAAGGACATGTTGGAGCAGAAGATCACCGAGAAGGATCCGGATCTGGAGTATAAAAAGCATCACAATAACAACAGCACCTGGGCCCGATATCTGCCGATGTACTACAAAGGAGTCAAGCAGAACTACGTCCGGTGTTTGGAATGCGGATGGTTGGTACTGCACAAGGCAAGCACAGGGACGGGATCGCTGCTACGGCACAAGTGTAAGATTAAGCTGCCTTCCGGCGTGGAAGTGAAGATCGAACAGCAGCCAGCCTCCACTAGAAATCTGCCGACCAAAGCATCGGCCGTGGTGGGACCTACATCGTCTCATGCAGTCAAATTCCAATCGACTGCGATGCCTCAAAACGTGATCGATGACCTCATAAGGCAGCAAACATGTTTTCTGTACAAGGAACTCAGCAGCGTGGATCTATTCGAAAGTAGCAGCTTTCGAACGTTTGCCCAGATGCTGGTGAATATCGGGGTGTACTATGGCCAACAGGACATAGGATTTCTGGCCGACCGCAACAAACTGGTAGAACGGGTGATTCCATCGATCTACCAACAAGCCCGAGGTCAGCTGAACCAAGTGCTGGCCGATTGTGATCTTAGTTTTAGTTACAACCTTTTCCGGAGTGAACCGGAACAAAAGACTTACGGTACGATCAATTCGTACACCGTAGCCGAGGATTACTATTTCCGCAAAATCAACGTTAAGACTGTGCCTGTAGATGATGAGGATACCTTCATCCAGAAGCTACCTGCTATAGTTGCCGAAATGTTGGAAAGGGAACATTTGGGTCAAATGAAAATAGTGGCCGGCACCAAATTGGAATCGTTCCGAACTGAAAACTTTGAGGTGATTCCTTGCGTGGTAACAGCTCTCTGGGGAATCATGAAGAAAATTATGGAAATGTTCAAGTACGACAGTGAACTGTACGTGGAACGGATTTACCTTCAGgaggacgacgacgatgacgaggAAGAAGATGCCATGCGAAAGATCCTGGCGCCATTTAAGGAGCCGATCAAAAGTTTGGTATCGGAAAATACGGCCACCATCAGTGAGGTGGTGCTCTGGAAGAAAAAACTTGAGCGCCATTTCCGGGTGGAAGAAGAGGATGATGAGAATATGAAGACTATCAAAGAAGCATTCCAGCACCAGATCAAGCAAAGCTTGAAACTGCACGACTATCACAGAATTGCCGTTTTTCTAGATCCCAAGTTCAAGGGACTCCGTTTCATGACCGAAGAAGATCGTTCCGATACAATCGCCACCGTTAAAGCTCAGTTGCATCGAGATCAGGAGGGCATCGAACAGCTGAAGAAGCTGTATTCAACTGGGAAGAAGAAAAATACCGAAATCCAGAAGGAAACCAAATTCTATGAATTCATGGACGCTTCCCTCGAGGTGGAAACGAACGACGTGGTCGACGATGAGGTTCGTCAGTACATGGATGTGAAGCTGGAAGCTCCGGTGGACATCCTGACCTACTGGCGCAACGAAAATGCATTCCCCCTGCTGAAGAAACTCTGCCAGCGGGTTCTCAACATTCCGGCAGCCTGTGATGACATGAAGCTGCGCTTCGGCCGAGCCGAGCAGcgcgattttctcaaaaaacgtGCCGTTCTACGGGAAGAGGAACTAGACATGTTGCTCTATCTGAATCAGAATGGACCATGA